In Corylus avellana chromosome ca2, CavTom2PMs-1.0, the following proteins share a genomic window:
- the LOC132172807 gene encoding uncharacterized protein LOC132172807 translates to MSRPMEEDTPGAKNEEEEFNTGPLSVLMMSVKNNTQVLINCRNNKKLLGRVRAFDRHCNMVLENVREMWTEVPKTGKGKKKAHPVNKDRFISKMFLRGDSVIIVLRNPK, encoded by the exons ATGAG TCGGCCAATGGAAGAGGATACCCCT GGAGCCAAGAACGAGGAAGAGGAGTTCAACACTGGGCCTCTCTCTGTTCTGATGATGAGTGTTAAAAATAACACACAG GTGCTCATTAACTGTCGAAACAACAAGAAGCTTCTAGGCCGTGTGAGGGCGTTTGATCGGCACTGCAACATGGTTCTAGAAAATGTCAGGGAGATGTGGACTGAG GTACCAAAGACTGGTAAAGGCAAGAAGAAAGCTCATCCCGTCAACAAAGATAGGTTTATCAGTAAGATGTTTCTTCGGGGAGACTCGGTTATCATCGTCCTTAGGAACCCTAAGTGA